A window of the bacterium genome harbors these coding sequences:
- a CDS encoding DUF945 domain-containing protein, with product MNENQNWNPSEPMKVLADEPERWHNFREPVSFDEAAEMIAKAAVKDGSREDFGIASLKGYVLGPRRDGVASLVTAPNTGREHREIPLRSHAFGQLCGRLGAPASYVRGLPTKLQMACLNYGIQNRADDAGNLVRMAGGEARAMLSHGARGYAPLDNDLVVETLRGSLQRSGLLGETRVRSVALGRTCSLRLTFPEHDAVVKHSRKVNDIVEVGLDVLNGEVGNRSVSITPLAWRLVCLNGMRRADRSVSTRLRHVGDPARLRESFQDAVPLAIAASRGLQERMNKAVDQMIDGALDEILGLTRFGLSKAETRDVARDVMAEQRIALPSDTKEWGDILADVDISAFDVLNGVTHIAQAKGTDRRVEMEEAAAQYLYRRVAA from the coding sequence ATGAATGAAAATCAAAACTGGAACCCGAGCGAACCCATGAAGGTGCTCGCCGATGAGCCCGAGCGCTGGCACAACTTCCGCGAGCCCGTCAGCTTCGATGAAGCGGCCGAGATGATCGCGAAGGCTGCCGTCAAGGATGGCTCGCGCGAGGACTTTGGGATCGCGTCGCTCAAAGGCTACGTGCTCGGTCCGCGCCGCGACGGGGTCGCCTCGCTGGTGACGGCGCCGAACACGGGCCGAGAGCACCGGGAGATTCCGCTTCGGTCGCACGCGTTCGGCCAGCTCTGTGGTCGCCTCGGCGCGCCAGCGAGCTACGTGCGGGGCCTACCGACCAAGCTCCAAATGGCGTGCTTGAACTACGGAATCCAAAACCGCGCCGACGACGCCGGTAACCTCGTGCGGATGGCTGGCGGCGAGGCTCGCGCGATGCTGTCGCACGGGGCACGCGGCTACGCGCCGCTCGATAACGATCTGGTTGTCGAGACGCTTCGGGGCTCGCTGCAGCGGAGCGGTCTCCTTGGTGAGACGCGGGTCCGGTCGGTGGCGCTCGGTCGTACGTGCTCGCTGCGCCTGACGTTCCCTGAACACGACGCGGTGGTCAAGCACTCGCGGAAGGTCAACGACATCGTAGAGGTTGGGCTCGACGTTCTGAACGGCGAGGTTGGCAATCGCTCGGTGAGCATCACGCCGCTGGCGTGGCGCCTCGTGTGCCTGAACGGGATGCGACGCGCAGACCGCTCAGTGTCCACGCGGCTCCGACATGTCGGTGACCCGGCGCGGCTTCGCGAGTCGTTCCAGGACGCGGTCCCGCTGGCCATCGCAGCGAGCCGCGGCCTTCAGGAGCGCATGAACAAGGCCGTTGACCAGATGATCGACGGCGCGCTCGATGAAATCCTGGGTCTGACCCGCTTCGGGTTGAGCAAGGCCGAGACGCGTGACGTCGCACGCGACGTCATGGCGGAGCAACGGATCGCCCTGCCCAGCGACACGAAGGAATGGGGCGACATCCTGGCGGACGTCGACATCAGCGCCTTCGACGTGCTGAACGGCGTGACGCACATCGCGCAGGCCAAGGGCACCGATCGCCGCGTCGAGATGGAGGAAGCTGCGGCGCAGTACCTCTATCGCCGCGTCGCCGCCTGA